The Episyrphus balteatus chromosome 4, idEpiBalt1.1, whole genome shotgun sequence genome includes a window with the following:
- the LOC129917903 gene encoding uncharacterized protein LOC129917903: MILRYFIFIALYCTTSNVSLTFAEDTATTADALNKLVQDFENFKKQLDSVDSRLKTIQNALEQKVTSDDSKCLTRDIVDAINNRRLDLAEDKLSELGSTKRIAYIVHDVYADSAINLDKIVEFAKNLKNGEYQFLFFNAILNEIRSSGESDPKKLIEIVELLETVMSKQSDKAFKARVKTVIDNAIEDIKSASISLLKLAMVKNKYQITKEVEDLTTALYEFRSDVSNNVMDGVVDSAFGVVSASRIMDNISSQKNIPQVISGLKAIFNRFNYAGNLNNDATLNLAAHLRMLTKREKYSEISPELRDEVVKIVEQLPICARNLFFNTRVCFWNRGRGQYLYAADTSISYDPERRSIYTWHPGGVQPGSLFYAERMGDSFYFKNEEHFDEYLYSVGIDFNKDMRYVFTWIAGNNTDAQSAWGIELDGDYCYIKTTYYNEYLFAPAMKYNQDNNYVFTWKPGTLVRSPEFQWQVRSCEKAHTLKDSST; encoded by the coding sequence atgattttaagatattttatctTTATTGCATTGTATTGCACCACAAGCAATGTTAGTTTAACTTTTGCAGAAGATACTGCTACAACTGCAGATGCTCTTAACAAGCTTGTtcaagattttgaaaatttcaaaaaacaattagaTTCTGTAGACTCGCGACTTAAAACCATACAAAATGCTCTCGAACAAAAAGTTACATCCGATGATAGTAAATGCTTGACTCGTGATATTGTCGATGCAATTAATAATCGTCGACTTGATTTAGCCGAAGATAAATTAAGTGAATTGGGTAGTACAAAACGAATTGCCTACATCGTTCATGATGTCTATGCCGATTCGGCCATAAATTTAGACAAAATTGTTGAATTTgctaaaaatctgaaaaatggtgaatatcaatttttgtttttcaatgcaattttaaatgaaatacgTTCGAGTGGAGAAAGTGATCCAAAGAAATTGATAGAAATTGTGGAATTATTGGAAACGGTTATGTCAAAACAAAGTGATAAAGCATTTAAGGCTAGAGTTAAAACTGTGATTGATAATGCTATTGAGGACATAAAATCAGCTTCTATAAGTTTGCTAAAACTTGCCATGGTCAagaataaatatcaaattaccAAAGAAGTTGAAGATTTAACAACTGCTTTGTATGAATTCCGTTCTGATGTGTCAAATAATGTTATGGATGGTGTAGTTGATAGTGCCTTTGGAGTTGTTTCTGCTAGTAGAATTATGGACAATATTAGCAGTCAGAAAAATATTCCTCAAGTAATTTCAGGTCTAAAGGCAATATTTAATCGTTTCAATTATGCTGGTAACTTAAACAATGATGCTACTCTCAATTTGGCAGCTCATTTACGTATGCTAACAAAACGAGAGAAATACTCTGAAATAAGTCCCGAGTTGAGAGATGAAGTGGTTAAAATCGTTGAGCAATTACCAATTTGTGCTCGAAATTTATTCTTTAATACAAGAGTTTGTTTTTGGAATAGAGGACGAGGACAATATTTATATGCTGCTGATACATCGATAAGCTATGATCCAGAAAGACGAAGTATTTACACTTGGCATCCAGGTGGCGTTCAACCGGGATCATTATTCTATGCCGAAAGAATGGGTGATTCtttctatttcaaaaacgaagaacATTTCGATGAGTATTTGTATTCGGTTGGTATTGACTTCAATAAGGACATGCGGTATGTTTTTACATGGATTGCAGGCAATAATACGGATGCACAAAGTGCTTGGGGAATTGAATTGGATGGGGATTATTGTTATATTAAAACTACATATTACAATGAGTATTTGTTTGCACCAGCAATGAAATATAATCAAGataataattatgtttttaCATGGAAACCGGGTACATTGGTGAGAAGTCCAGAGTTTCAATGGCAAGTGAGGAGTTGTGAAAAGGCGCATACATTGAAAGATTCTTCTACTTAA
- the LOC129917901 gene encoding polyadenylate-binding protein isoform X1, producing the protein MNSTGPNYQMASLYVGDLHQDVNEAGLFEKFSSAGPVLSIRVCRDVITRRSLGYAYVNFAQPADAERALDTMNFDLIRNRPIRIMWSQRDPSLRRSGVGNVFIKNLDKSIDNKAIYDTFSAFGNILSCKVAVDEKNNSKGYGFVHFETEEAANMSIEKVNGMLLAAKKVYVGKFIPHKEREKELGEKAKLFTNVYVKNFGEDFDDEKLKELFEVFGKITSHKVMTKEDGKGKGFGFVAYETTEAAEAAVTALNGKEMTDGKNLYVARAQKKAERQMELRRKFEELKKKRHESVYGVNLYVKNLDDSIDDERLRKEFSLYGTITSAKVMTDEDGRSKGFGFVCFISPNEATCAVTELNGRVVGSKPLYVALAQRKEDRKAHLASQYMRHMSGMRMQQIGQIFQPNAAGGFFVPTMAPSQRFFGPQVTTPMRNTPRWAPQVRPAAVGQGVAQGAAAAAGGFQNAAMAASTAQFRPQGARGAPQAVQGAHAAATASALRNTGARAITGQQAVTANIQMAAPIATGPQPRAPNYKYTANMRNPPAQQVQAQAAVQQMHPKGQEKLIASLLANAAPQDQKQILGERLYPLIERMYPSLAGKITGMLLEIENSELLHMLEDNEALKAKVEEAVAVLQVHRVKDQQN; encoded by the exons atgaattcaacAGGACCCAATTATCAAATGGCTTCCCTATACGTTGGAGACTTGCACCAGGATGTGAATGAGGCTGGCCTctttgaaaaattctcttcAGCTGGGCCCGTGCTATCGATCCGTGTGTGCCGCGATGTAATTACACGACGTTCGCTTGGATATGCTTACGTTAATTTTGCCCAACCAGCTGATG CTGAACGTGCACTTGACACAATGAATTTTGATTTAATCAGAAATCGACCAATTCGCATTATGTGGTCTCAACGTGATCCATCACTTCGTCGTTCCGGTGTCGGTaatgttttcatcaaaaatctaGACAAAAGCATCGACAACAAAGCCATCTACGATACATTCTCTGCTTTTGGTAATATTCTCAGTTGCAAAGTCGCCGTCGATGAGAAAAACAATTCAAAGGGATACGGTTTTGTACATTTTGAGACAGAAGAAGCTGCCAATATGTCTATTGAAAAAGTAAATGGCATGTTGTTGGCTGCTAAAAAAGTCTACGTAGGCAAATTCATTCCACACAAGGAACGCGAGAAGGAATTGGGCGAAAAGGCTAAGCTATTCACAAACGTTTATGTGAAGAACTTCGGCGAAGATTTTGATGATGAAAAATTAAAGGAACTCTTTGAGGTATTCGGAAAGATCACAAGTCATAAG gTTATGACCAAAGAAGATGGAAAAGGCAAAGGCTTTGGATTTGTTGCCTACGAGACAACTGAAGCTGCTGAGGCCGCTGTTACTGCACTGAATGGCAAAGAAATGACAGATGGCAAGAATTTGTACGTTGCCCGTGCCCAAAAGAAGGCCGAACGTCAAATGGAATTGCGTCGTAAATTCGAAGAGCTCAAGAAGAAACGCCACGAATCAGTTTATGGTGTTAACTTGTACGTCAAGAATCTTGACGACAGCATCGATGATGAACGCCTTCGCAAGGAGTTCTCACTCTACGGCACAATAACATCTGCCAAGGTCATGACCGACGAGGATGGTCGTTCCAAGGGATTCGGATTCGTTTGCTTCATTTCGCCAAACGAAGCCACATGCGCCGTCACAGAGCTTAATGGACGTGTTGTTGGCTCCAAGCCATTGTACGTTGCTTTGGCTCAACGCAAGGAAGATCGTAAAGCTCACCTTGCTTCACAATACATGCGTCACATGTCTGGCATGCGCATGCAACAAATTGGACAAATCTTCCAGCCTAATGCTGCTGGTGGATTCTTCGTTCCAACAATGGCTCCCAGCCAACGATTCTTTGGCCCACAAGTCACCACACCAATGCGCAACACACCACGCTGGGCACCACAAGTTCGTCCAGCTGCTGTTGGACAAGGAGTTGCTCAGGGAGCAGCTGCTGCCGCCGGTGGATTCCAAAATGCTGCTATGGCTGCATCGACAGCTCAATTCAGGCCACAAGGTGCCCGTGGAGCTCCACAAGCTGTCCAAGGCGCTCATGCTGCAGCAACAGCAAGTGCATTGAGAAATACTGGTGCACGTGCCATTACCGGACAACAGGCTGTTACAGCCAACATTCAGATGGCAGCTCCAATTGCCACAGGACCACAACCACGTGCTCCCAATTACAAATACACAGCAAATATGCGCAATCCACCAGCACAGCAAGTCCAAGCTCAAGCTGCTGTACAACAGATGCAtccaaaag GACAAGAGAAACTCATCGCTTCCCTTTTGGCTAATGCTGCACCTCAAGATCAAAAACAAATCTTGGGTGAGCGTCTCTATCCATTGATTGAGCGTATGTATCCATCGTTGGCTGGTAAAATCACCGGCATGTTGTTGGAGATTGAAAACTCTGAACTCTTGCACATGTTGGAAGACAATGAAGCCCTTAAAGCCAAGGTTGAGGAAGCTGTTGCAGTTTTGCAGGTTCACCGTGTCAAGGACcaacaaaactaa
- the LOC129917901 gene encoding polyadenylate-binding protein isoform X2 — protein sequence MASLYVGDLHQDVNEAGLFEKFSSAGPVLSIRVCRDVITRRSLGYAYVNFAQPADAERALDTMNFDLIRNRPIRIMWSQRDPSLRRSGVGNVFIKNLDKSIDNKAIYDTFSAFGNILSCKVAVDEKNNSKGYGFVHFETEEAANMSIEKVNGMLLAAKKVYVGKFIPHKEREKELGEKAKLFTNVYVKNFGEDFDDEKLKELFEVFGKITSHKVMTKEDGKGKGFGFVAYETTEAAEAAVTALNGKEMTDGKNLYVARAQKKAERQMELRRKFEELKKKRHESVYGVNLYVKNLDDSIDDERLRKEFSLYGTITSAKVMTDEDGRSKGFGFVCFISPNEATCAVTELNGRVVGSKPLYVALAQRKEDRKAHLASQYMRHMSGMRMQQIGQIFQPNAAGGFFVPTMAPSQRFFGPQVTTPMRNTPRWAPQVRPAAVGQGVAQGAAAAAGGFQNAAMAASTAQFRPQGARGAPQAVQGAHAAATASALRNTGARAITGQQAVTANIQMAAPIATGPQPRAPNYKYTANMRNPPAQQVQAQAAVQQMHPKGQEKLIASLLANAAPQDQKQILGERLYPLIERMYPSLAGKITGMLLEIENSELLHMLEDNEALKAKVEEAVAVLQVHRVKDQQN from the exons ATGGCTTCCCTATACGTTGGAGACTTGCACCAGGATGTGAATGAGGCTGGCCTctttgaaaaattctcttcAGCTGGGCCCGTGCTATCGATCCGTGTGTGCCGCGATGTAATTACACGACGTTCGCTTGGATATGCTTACGTTAATTTTGCCCAACCAGCTGATG CTGAACGTGCACTTGACACAATGAATTTTGATTTAATCAGAAATCGACCAATTCGCATTATGTGGTCTCAACGTGATCCATCACTTCGTCGTTCCGGTGTCGGTaatgttttcatcaaaaatctaGACAAAAGCATCGACAACAAAGCCATCTACGATACATTCTCTGCTTTTGGTAATATTCTCAGTTGCAAAGTCGCCGTCGATGAGAAAAACAATTCAAAGGGATACGGTTTTGTACATTTTGAGACAGAAGAAGCTGCCAATATGTCTATTGAAAAAGTAAATGGCATGTTGTTGGCTGCTAAAAAAGTCTACGTAGGCAAATTCATTCCACACAAGGAACGCGAGAAGGAATTGGGCGAAAAGGCTAAGCTATTCACAAACGTTTATGTGAAGAACTTCGGCGAAGATTTTGATGATGAAAAATTAAAGGAACTCTTTGAGGTATTCGGAAAGATCACAAGTCATAAG gTTATGACCAAAGAAGATGGAAAAGGCAAAGGCTTTGGATTTGTTGCCTACGAGACAACTGAAGCTGCTGAGGCCGCTGTTACTGCACTGAATGGCAAAGAAATGACAGATGGCAAGAATTTGTACGTTGCCCGTGCCCAAAAGAAGGCCGAACGTCAAATGGAATTGCGTCGTAAATTCGAAGAGCTCAAGAAGAAACGCCACGAATCAGTTTATGGTGTTAACTTGTACGTCAAGAATCTTGACGACAGCATCGATGATGAACGCCTTCGCAAGGAGTTCTCACTCTACGGCACAATAACATCTGCCAAGGTCATGACCGACGAGGATGGTCGTTCCAAGGGATTCGGATTCGTTTGCTTCATTTCGCCAAACGAAGCCACATGCGCCGTCACAGAGCTTAATGGACGTGTTGTTGGCTCCAAGCCATTGTACGTTGCTTTGGCTCAACGCAAGGAAGATCGTAAAGCTCACCTTGCTTCACAATACATGCGTCACATGTCTGGCATGCGCATGCAACAAATTGGACAAATCTTCCAGCCTAATGCTGCTGGTGGATTCTTCGTTCCAACAATGGCTCCCAGCCAACGATTCTTTGGCCCACAAGTCACCACACCAATGCGCAACACACCACGCTGGGCACCACAAGTTCGTCCAGCTGCTGTTGGACAAGGAGTTGCTCAGGGAGCAGCTGCTGCCGCCGGTGGATTCCAAAATGCTGCTATGGCTGCATCGACAGCTCAATTCAGGCCACAAGGTGCCCGTGGAGCTCCACAAGCTGTCCAAGGCGCTCATGCTGCAGCAACAGCAAGTGCATTGAGAAATACTGGTGCACGTGCCATTACCGGACAACAGGCTGTTACAGCCAACATTCAGATGGCAGCTCCAATTGCCACAGGACCACAACCACGTGCTCCCAATTACAAATACACAGCAAATATGCGCAATCCACCAGCACAGCAAGTCCAAGCTCAAGCTGCTGTACAACAGATGCAtccaaaag GACAAGAGAAACTCATCGCTTCCCTTTTGGCTAATGCTGCACCTCAAGATCAAAAACAAATCTTGGGTGAGCGTCTCTATCCATTGATTGAGCGTATGTATCCATCGTTGGCTGGTAAAATCACCGGCATGTTGTTGGAGATTGAAAACTCTGAACTCTTGCACATGTTGGAAGACAATGAAGCCCTTAAAGCCAAGGTTGAGGAAGCTGTTGCAGTTTTGCAGGTTCACCGTGTCAAGGACcaacaaaactaa